The proteins below are encoded in one region of Chroicocephalus ridibundus chromosome 9, bChrRid1.1, whole genome shotgun sequence:
- the IRS4 gene encoding insulin receptor substrate 4 — protein MASGMNGPGGGGAAAGAGEEEPVARHTGGGAAPQQEPGVPAGEGEPAAGEGGRCPSPQPHHLLLLLRRSPSASLCPAPEASPAAGRPASRGGQPPPAGRGLPPFAAGEDVRKCGYLRKQKHGHKRYFVLRAESHLAPARLEYYDSEKKFKSSLRAAGAGGGAASLCCPPPKRVIPLYQCFTVSRRADAKHKHIIALYTKDEYFAMLAENEAEQEAWYQAISELMSQSKRGFLEQEDHADQQVDEDDEHYGAALRPGTVFKEVWQVNVKPKGLGQTKNLTGVYRLCLSSKAIHLVKLNSEVPSVHLQLMNIRRCGHSENFFFIEVGRSASIGPGELWMQVDDSVVAQNMHETFLETMKALKAFAEFRPRSKSQSSGGGSGTNPISFITTRRHLGNLPPSQTGLQRRSRTESVAGGTPPTTKSSNSYRFRTSSEGEGTMTRPFRSVTGSLIHLNTARMNLGRQEGSGRYVRAAFSSSYHTRSASLPVSHFPSTTSPISVSSSSGHGSASDMLTRPSSSSVCGSPSDGGFISSDEYGSSPGDFRYFRVRSNTPDSLGNTPPIREENCLSEYMSMSKQQADDGSRDDYMEADKCLRKRTYSLTKPTSVAVQQKMTQTTALLDEDSAGNQGRLLYSETPKLKDNHESEYSDANLDSVCNQSRSKARDDGYMPMMPGVASSLSSNSDYLPMTPKSVSVPKQINNSWSPSQVDSRGYMMMFPKASSSPVRSPLTGFISKGSNEKIINNEYMDMSPGNSAPKHPSDSNYIHTASVSKGFSSYFSLPRSFKALSGQNGDNSEYVPMSSPGKLLYGGPENVKGVNSEALANGISKSPAVKGSEDALGQNRATRPTRLPLGTRGSNTIPRMYDRTVPPEPASPGEYINIDFNEKASNTPYSLSAEGSPSSLGSSSDHRQSPLSDYMSVDLDVQSPKVAKELSNSLTDISIYASSSIPRNQPNPDYARLSFGTACVSTASNRTDDYTEMTFNMAATPPRPFAAESDDGVKIDSPSSIVNRLCIVDRYAGSSSFSVPSSEPPMGPKVIRADPQGRRRHSSETFSSAGTVTTSSSSFFTDSSKRHSSASFDNVWLKPDENISDGQESKMSRDTSTGFQNGLNYIALNLRDDPISCEASTTAPTCHLQNGTSGLDSGAYVSIDFSRSDGLKCNAARKD, from the coding sequence ATGGCGAGTGGGATGAatggcccgggcggcggcggcgcggcggccggggccggcgaGGAGGAGCCGGTGGCCCGCCACACGGGAGGCGGAGCCGCGCCTCAGCAGGAGCCCGGCGTGCCGGCGGGCGagggggagccggcggcgggcgaGGGCGGCCGCTGCCCGTCCCCTCAGCCCCACCACCTGCTGCTGCTACTGCGGCGCTCGCCCAGCGCCTCCCTCTGCCCGGCGCCGGaggcctcccccgccgccggccgccccgcgaGCCGAGgcgggcagccccccccggcGGGCCGCGGCCTCCCCCCGTTCGCCGCCGGCGAGGACGTGAGGAAGTGCGGCTACCTGCGGAAGCAGAAGCACGGGCACAAGCGGTACTTCGTCCTGCGGGCCGAGAGCCACCTGGCCCCCGCCCGGCTGGAGTACTACGACAGCGAGAAGAAGTTCAAGAGCAGCttgcgggcggcgggggccggcggcggggcggcctccctctgctgccccccGCCGAAGCGGGTCATCCCCCTCTACCAGTGCTTCACCGTCAGCCGGCGGGCGGACGCCAAGCACAAGCACATCATCGCCTTGTACACCAAGGACGAGTACTTCGCCATGCTGGCGGAGAACGAGGCCGAGCAGGAGGCCTGGTACCAGGCGATCAGTGAGCTCATGAGCCAGAGCAAGAGGGGCTTCCTGGAGCAGGAGGACCACGCTGATCAGCAGGTGGACGAGGATGACGAGCACTATGGGGCCGCCCTCAGGCCCGGCACCGTCTTCAAGGAAGTATGGCAGGTCAACGTTAAACCCAAAGGGCTGGGACAAACGAAAAACCTTACTGGAGTATATAGGTTGTGCCTCTCCAGCAAGGCCATCCACCTTGTCAAGCTCAACTCGGAGGTGCCCTCCGTCCACTTGCAGCTAATGAATATTCGCCGCTGCGGGCACTCGGAGAACTTCTTCTTCATCGAAGTGGGCAGATCTGCCTCCATTGGACCTGGGGAACTCTGGATGCAAGTGGATGACTCGGTGGTTGCCCAGAATATGCATGAGACTTTTCTGGAGACCATGAAAGCTTTAAAGGCCTTTGCAGAGTTCAGGCCCCGGAGCAAGAGCCAGTCTTCTGGTGGCGGTAGCGGTACCAATCCTATCTCCTTCATCACCACTAGGAGGCACTTGGGCAACCTGCCCCCCAGCCAGACGGGCTTGCAGAGGAGATCTAGAACTGAGAGCGTTGCTGGGGGGACTCCTCCTACCACCAAGAGCAGCAACTCCTATCGTTTCAGAACATCCAGCGAAGGAGAAGGAACCATGACTAGACCTTTCAGGTCAGTGACTGGGAGTCTGATCCACCTGAATACTGCAAGGATGAATTTGGGCCGGCAAGAAGGGAGCGGAAGGTATGTGAGAGCCGCTTTCAGCTCATCTTATCACACCAGGTCTGCTTCGCTGcctgtttctcattttccctccaCTACAAGTCCCATCAGTGTTTCTTCCAGTAGTGGCCATGGCTCTGCTTCGGACATGTTGACCAGGCCATCTAGCTCATCTGTTTGTGGTTCCCCAAGTGATGGGggatttatttcttctgatgAATATGGCTCCAGCCCTGGAGACTTCAGGTACTTTCGGGTCAGGAGTAATACACCAGATTCCCTGGGAAACACACCACCTATCAGAGAGGAGAACTGTCTGAGTGAGTACATGTCCATGAGTAAGCAACAGGCAGATGATGGCTCAAGAGATGATTATATGGAGGCTGACAAGTGTCTCAGGAAAAGAACTTACTCTCTAACAAAACCAACTTCTGTAGCAGTGCAGCAGAAGATGACACAAACTACAGCTTTGTTAGATGAAGATTCTGCAGGAAATCAAGGACGATTACTTTACTCTGAAACACCAAAATTGAAAGATAACCATGAATCAGAGTACAGTGATGCTAACCTTGATTCCGTATGTAACCAAAGTAGGAGTAAAGCCAGGGATGATGGCTACATGCCAATGATGCCAGGAGTCGCATCTTCTCTGTCCAGCAACAGCGATTATTTGCCAATGACTCCTAAAAGTGTGTCTGTTCCAAAACAGATTAACAATTCATGGTCACCGTCTCAGGTTGACTCCAGAGGATATATGATGATGTTTCCAAAGGCTAGCTCTTCACCTGTACGAAGTCCTTTAACTGGATTTATTTCTAAAGGGAGTAATGAGAAGATCATAAACAATGAGTATATGGATATGTCACCTGGTAATTCAGCTCCAAAGCACCCCAGTGATTCAAATTATATTCACACTGCTTCTGTTTCCAAAGGTTTCAGTTCGTATTTTTCTTTGCCCCGAAGCTTTAAGGCGTTATCAGGACAAAATGGTGACAACAGTGAATATGTTCCAATGTCTTCACCTGGAAAACTCTTGTATGGTGGACCAGAAAATGTAAAAGGGGTCAACAGTGAGGCTCTGGCTAATGGCATCTCTAAATCGCCGGCGGTGAAAGGTTCAGAGGATGCACTTGGGCAGAACAGGGCTACCAGGCCCACAAGACTCCCCCTAGGTACAAGAGGGAGTAATACTATCCCAAGGATGTATGATCGTACAGTTCCACCTGAGCCAGCGAGTCCCGgtgaatatataaatattgattttaatgaaaaggcAAGTAATACACCATATTCCTTATCTGCAGAAGGATCGCCGTCATCTCTAGGCTCAAGTAGCGACCACAGACAGTCCCCGCTTTCTGATTATATGAGTGTTGACTTGGATGTACAGTCACCGAAAGTAGCAAAGGAACTGTCCAACTCTCTAACAGATATTTCAATTTATGCAAGTTCCAGTATTCCTAGAAACCAACCAAATCCTGACTACGCTAGGCTTTCATTTGGTACTGCTTGTGTTAGCACCGCAAGCAACAGGACTGATGACTACACGGAGATGACGTTCAACATGGCAGCAACACCACCGCGGCCGTTTGCTGCCGAATCTGATGACGGTGTAAAGATCGATAGCCCTTCTTCCATAGTTAATAGGCTGTGCATTGTTGATCGATATGCTGGTAGCAGTAGCTTCTCTGTTCCCAGCTCTGAACCTCCTATGGGACCGAAAGTGATTCGAGCTGATCCTCAAGGCAGGAGGAGACACAGTTCTGAAACGTTCTCTTCTGCCGGGACTGtgaccacctcctcctcctccttctttactGATAGTAGCAAAAGACACAGCTCTGCCTCATTTGACAATGTTTGGTTAAAACcagatgaaaacatttctgatggTCAGGAAAGCAAAATGTCCAGGGATACCTCAACTGGATTTCAGAACGGCTTAAACTACATCGCTCTGAATTTACGCGATGATCCTATAAGCTGTGAGGCGAGTACGACAGCGCCAACTTGCCATCTCCAAAATGGTACTTCAGGTTTGGACAGTGGAGCTTACGTAAGCATAGATTTCAGCAGATCCGATGGTCTGAAGTGTAACGCTGCGAGAAAAG